A stretch of DNA from Variovorax paradoxus:
GCGGCTGAAGCCTTCCTGCACCGGCCCTTCGAGCGGCGCGAAGCCGCTGTGCTGCGCACCGCGCGCGACGTCGGCGATACGCCACCGGCCCAAGGGGTCGCGCTGGATCTCGAGGCTCCCGGAGAGTTGGACGCCGCCGCTGAGGCCATCGGAAGCCGACAGTACCAGCGCCCTGGCGGGCATTGCAAAGCACCACAGCAGCAGGAACACAAGAGCGAGCAGGCGGCCCGGACCTGCCCGGGTGGTTTCGACGTCGAGGCGCATTGGGACGCGACTTTATACTTTCCGCGCCATGCCATCCCCGAGCCAGCGCACCGGTTTTCGCATCCATGTGATCGAGGACGACGAAGACATCCGTGCAGAAACCATCTTCGCATTGGGAGAGCTCGGCTTCGACGCGCAGGGCTTCGGCGACGCCGCGTCCTTCTACAAGGCGTTCGCGGTCCAGCCCTGCGACATCGTCGTGGTGGACATCGGCTTGCCAGGCGAGAGCGGCCTTGCGGTCGTTGCACATCTGCGCGCAGTGCAGCGACGGCTCGGGCTGGTGCTGGTGACCGCGCGCGGCGAACTCGAAGATCGGCTGCTGGGGCTGCGCGAAGGTGCAGACGCCTACCTGGTCAAGCCGGTGAACATGCGGGAATTGGCCGAGACGCTGAACGCCGTCGGTCGCAGGCTCACGGCCGCACCGCCGGAGAACGCAGCGCCCGCGCCCCCCGCAGCGGCCACCTGGCGTCTGCTCGAGAGCGACTGGATCCTCGGCGACCCCGAAGGCCGTCAGATGGCGCTCACCACCAGCGAGCGCGCGTTCCTCGCCTGCCTTTTCAGGCAGCGCGGCACAGAGGCGAGCCGCGACGACCTGATCCGCGCGCTCGGTGGCGACGTGTTCGATTTCGACGAGCACCGCATCGATGCGATCGCCAGCCGGCTGCGGCGCAAGGCCGCGAAGCTCGGCATGCGCCTGCCGCTTCATGCGGTGCGCGGCAAAGGGTACGTGCTCGCGAACTGAGGCTGCCGGGCATGCGGGGGCCAGGCGCTTGGTCAGGAACCGTCAGGAAAGGTCAGGAAGGGCGCATGAAACAAAAGATCGGGACTTGCACCATGCGGCACGCGCAACGCGCCGCATCTTCATGTCCTACTGGTTCCAATCTTCCGCGCCTGCGCACATCATGGTCATCGACGACAGCGTCGAGGAGCTCCAAGTGCTGCTTACCGCGCTGCAGCGCGCCGGCCATCGCATCAGCCTTGCCTTCGACGCGCTCGAGGGCTACCGCCGCGCCGGAGTGCTGCAGCCGGACTTGATCCTGCTCGACGTGCACTTGGGGGCCACCAGCGGCTTCGAGACGTGCCGGCTGCTGAAGGCGGACCACGCCACCGCGCACATCCCGGTGATTTTTCTCACGGCCGGTGCGACGCTCGAGGAGCGGCTGACCGGTCTACGGGCCGGCGCGGTCGACTACATCCTCAAGCCCTTCGAACCCGAAGAGGTGCTGGTTCGCATCTCGGTCCATCTCACGCTCGCAGGCGGTGGCGCGCAACCGCCCGGCGGTGTCGCCGAGGCGCCTCGCAGGCCGCTGAAATCCGGGGACGAAGCACCCCACGACCTGGACCGCGTGATAGCCAGGGCCGCGCAGCGGCTCATCGAGAACGACCTTGCGAACATTCCACCGCTGCCGGCGCTCGCCGCACGTGTGGGCACGCACGAGAAGCGGCTGACGCGGGCGTTTCGGATCCACACGGGGCGCACCGTGCTCGAATTCGCGCGCGAGGAGCGGCTCTTGCGCGCGCAGCATCTGCTCGTCCAAACGCCGCTCGGCATCGAAGAGGTGGCGCATGCGATCGGGTTCTCGGGTGCCGCGAACTTCACGACGGCATTCAAGGAACGCTTCGGCAGTACGCCTGCGGCGTACCGGCAACTCAGTCGCGACTGCGCGTGCGGCGCCTGAAAAGCAGCGTTCTGCTCAGCAACGCATGGTTGCGTTCGATGTGATGCCGCACCCCCATTTTCGGCAGCAATCAACAGTGAGACGTTGTGATGTCTGTATTTGGTGCCTTCGACAGGAATCGAACCTGTATCTGAGTCTTAGGAGGACCCCGTTCTATCCATTGAACTACGAAGACGGTGCGCGCTGCGGCTGCTGCTGCGCGGCCCGCACTTTACCAGTTTGGGGTGTCCGCACCCTCAGTCGTACTTCACCGTATAGATCAGGTCGACCCCGCTCGTCTGCCCCGCCTGCCCCCGCAGCGTGAGGCGCTTGGTCAGGTCGTAGAAGATGAAGAGGGTGCCGAAGGTGCCGCCCAAGCTGCGTTCGTAGGTGATGTAGAAGTCTTTGGACAGCCGCTTGCCGAGCGTCACGGCCGATTCGCGCAGGTCGCCGCCGTTGCCGGGGCCCTTGAAGCCGAGTTCGTCCAGGCCGAAGCGGCTGGCCAGGCTGCCGCCGGTGTTGGTGCCGCCGATCTTGCCGAGCAGCGACAGGGCGGCCTGCTGCAAGAGGGCCGATTCGCCGCCGCTGGTGGCCGAAGCGCGGCCCAGGATGACCCATGACAGCGTTTCGGCGTCGGACAGCGCGGGCTCGGCGTAGAGCTTCACGCGGGGCGACTGCGCGGAGCCGGTGATCTGCACGCCGGCGCGCTGCGCGATGTTCGGGCGGATGGCCAGGATGTCGAGCGCGGGGTTGTCGAAGGGGCCGTTGAAGCGCGCGATGCCGGTCTCGACGTCGAGCTGCTGGCCGTAGGCGCGGTACTGGCCCTTCACGGTCTTCACTTCGCCGGTGATGCGCGGCGGAGCATCGAGGCGGGTGCTGCGGATTTCGAGTTCGCCCTCGAGCCGCGTGGTGATGCCGCGGCCCTGCACGGCGAAGTCGTCGCCGAGGTCGAAGGTGACGACGATGTCGGGCGGCTTGGCGGTCTGGGGTTTGGCGGCCTTGGCCGCCTGGGCGTCGGCCTTGGCGGCTTCGCGCTGTGCGGCTTCGGCGTCTGCCTTGTCCTTGGCGGCCGAGCGCACGACGACGTCGCTGCCCAGGCTGGGCGCGGTTTCGTCGGGCAGGATGATGACGGCGCGGTCGGTCTTGAGCTTGCCGCGCACGTTGAACTGGCCGTTGTCCAGCCGCGCCTGCAGGTTGCCCGACAGCGACACCTGGCGGTCGGTGCGCACCAGCACGCGCAGGGCGCGCAGCTCGGCCTGCAGGGCCATGCGGATGCCGGTGCTGGTCGCGCTGTTGTTGCTGCCCCAGCTGAGGTCGCCGCGCGCAGTGAGCGAGCCGCCGTCGGTGCGCGCCTCGCTGGCGGCGGTGCTGCGGTTGCCGCTCTGTCCGCCGATGCGGGCGTTGCTGCCGGCGCCGCCCTTGAGCGTGAACTCGGCAATTTCGAGGCGGTCGCCGGTGAGCGAGGCGCGCAGGCGGCCGTCGCGCAGGTCGAGCCCTTCGACGGGCGCGCGCAGCGCAAGCTGGTCGGCGCCGAGCGTGCCGTTCCAGCGTGGCGCGGTGCGGCTGCCCGACAGGGTGGCGTTGGCGTCGAGCGTGCCGGCGATGCGCCAGCCGGGCGGCGCGAGCATCGACCACACACCGAGGTTGGGCAGCGCGGCGCGCAGGGTGCCGTTGAGCGGCGCGTCGGGCGCCCACTGCCAGCCGCCGCTGCGCTGCTGCATGCGGGT
This window harbors:
- a CDS encoding response regulator transcription factor; the protein is MIEDDEDIRAETIFALGELGFDAQGFGDAASFYKAFAVQPCDIVVVDIGLPGESGLAVVAHLRAVQRRLGLVLVTARGELEDRLLGLREGADAYLVKPVNMRELAETLNAVGRRLTAAPPENAAPAPPAAATWRLLESDWILGDPEGRQMALTTSERAFLACLFRQRGTEASRDDLIRALGGDVFDFDEHRIDAIASRLRRKAAKLGMRLPLHAVRGKGYVLAN
- a CDS encoding DNA-binding response regulator, encoding MSYWFQSSAPAHIMVIDDSVEELQVLLTALQRAGHRISLAFDALEGYRRAGVLQPDLILLDVHLGATSGFETCRLLKADHATAHIPVIFLTAGATLEERLTGLRAGAVDYILKPFEPEEVLVRISVHLTLAGGGAQPPGGVAEAPRRPLKSGDEAPHDLDRVIARAAQRLIENDLANIPPLPALAARVGTHEKRLTRAFRIHTGRTVLEFAREERLLRAQHLLVQTPLGIEEVAHAIGFSGAANFTTAFKERFGSTPAAYRQLSRDCACGA